One segment of Yersinia kristensenii DNA contains the following:
- a CDS encoding oxidoreductase, with product MGEKIKVGLLGYGYASKTFHAPLIMGTPGLELVGVSSSDASKVHADWPSMNVVSDPQTLFDDPSIDLIVIPTPNDTHFPLAQKALAAGKHVVVDKPFTVTLSQANDLKQQADAAGLLLSVFHNRRWDSDFLTLKTLLAEGSLGKVVYFESHFDRYRPEIRQRWREQAGAGSGIWYDLGPHLLDQALQLFGLPDTLNVDLGMLRPGAQSVDYFHAILSYPGQRVVLHGSVVAAAETARYIVHGMQGSYIKFGLDPQEDRLKAGERLPQADWGYDMRDGIVTLSHDGVLAEKPLLTLPGNYPAYYAGIRDAILGTAANPVPASEAIKVMELIELGIASDQQKRALPVSVCN from the coding sequence ATGGGCGAAAAAATAAAAGTGGGTTTACTGGGTTATGGCTACGCCAGTAAAACGTTTCATGCACCGCTGATTATGGGGACTCCGGGGTTGGAGCTGGTGGGTGTTTCCAGTAGTGATGCCAGTAAAGTTCATGCTGATTGGCCGTCGATGAACGTCGTTTCTGATCCGCAAACCTTATTTGATGACCCTTCCATCGATCTCATCGTCATTCCTACCCCTAATGATACCCACTTTCCTTTGGCTCAAAAGGCGCTGGCAGCGGGTAAGCATGTAGTGGTTGATAAGCCGTTTACTGTGACACTGTCACAAGCAAATGATCTGAAGCAACAAGCTGATGCTGCTGGTCTTTTGTTGTCGGTGTTCCACAATCGCCGCTGGGACAGTGATTTCCTGACATTAAAAACTTTGTTGGCAGAAGGCTCGCTGGGCAAAGTGGTCTATTTTGAATCTCACTTTGATCGCTATCGCCCAGAAATCCGTCAGCGTTGGCGTGAGCAAGCGGGGGCCGGCAGTGGCATCTGGTACGATTTAGGGCCACACTTATTGGACCAGGCGCTGCAACTGTTTGGTTTGCCAGATACGCTGAATGTTGATTTAGGGATGTTGCGTCCAGGGGCGCAATCTGTTGACTATTTCCATGCCATTCTCAGCTATCCTGGGCAACGCGTGGTATTGCACGGCTCGGTGGTTGCGGCCGCAGAAACTGCGCGTTATATCGTCCACGGGATGCAGGGCAGCTATATTAAATTTGGTTTGGACCCACAGGAAGACCGTCTGAAAGCAGGTGAGCGTTTACCACAGGCCGACTGGGGTTATGATATGCGTGATGGTATTGTGACACTGTCACATGATGGTGTGCTGGCCGAGAAACCTTTATTGACATTACCAGGTAATTATCCTGCTTATTATGCTGGGATCCGCGATGCTATTTTGGGGACGGCTGCTAATCCGGTGCCAGCCTCTGAGGCGATTAAGGTGATGGAATTGATTGAGCTGGGTATCGCCTCTGATCAACAGAAAAGAGCGCTGCCAGTGAGTGTGTGTAACTAA
- a CDS encoding bile acid:sodium symporter family protein, translated as MSWLQRLRIDKFLLVLILVVIIASIFPCEGEVKVWFEHLTTAAIALLFFMHGAKLSRAAIVSGMGHWKLHLVVFLSTFALFPLLGLGMNVLVPGVLTPTLYLGFLYLCALPATVQSAIAYTSVAGGNVAAAICSASASSILGVFLSPILVGMLMQTQGGDTDTLHAIGSIVMQLMVPFIVGHLSRPLIAKWVERHKKLVNITDRSSILLVVYVAFSEAVVEGIWHQIDGWSLLAILVCSMVLLTLVLVVNTLAARWLGFNTADEITIVFCGSKKSLANGIPMANVLFPASVVGVMVLPLMIFHQVQLMVCAVLAQRYAKRVAKENAAKELTSAQPLLAENTETKS; from the coding sequence ATGTCCTGGTTACAACGCTTACGGATAGATAAGTTTTTATTGGTATTGATACTGGTTGTTATCATTGCTTCAATCTTCCCCTGTGAGGGCGAAGTTAAAGTGTGGTTCGAACACCTGACGACAGCGGCCATCGCATTATTGTTCTTTATGCACGGGGCCAAGCTTTCCCGCGCCGCGATTGTCTCTGGCATGGGGCATTGGAAACTGCACTTGGTGGTGTTCCTCAGCACCTTTGCTCTGTTTCCGTTACTGGGATTGGGCATGAATGTATTGGTCCCAGGGGTGTTAACGCCAACGTTGTATCTGGGTTTCCTTTATCTGTGTGCATTACCGGCAACAGTTCAATCCGCCATTGCCTATACCTCGGTGGCGGGCGGGAATGTGGCGGCCGCCATATGTAGCGCATCGGCTTCCAGCATCCTTGGTGTGTTTTTATCCCCGATTCTGGTGGGCATGCTGATGCAAACGCAGGGGGGGGATACTGATACTTTGCATGCTATCGGTTCTATCGTCATGCAATTGATGGTGCCCTTTATTGTCGGCCATTTATCTCGTCCGCTGATTGCCAAATGGGTTGAACGGCATAAAAAGTTGGTCAATATCACTGACCGGTCATCAATTCTATTGGTGGTTTATGTGGCCTTCAGTGAGGCGGTGGTTGAGGGGATTTGGCACCAAATCGACGGCTGGTCTTTGTTGGCAATATTAGTTTGCTCAATGGTATTGCTGACACTCGTATTAGTTGTCAATACGCTGGCCGCACGTTGGCTAGGTTTCAACACCGCAGATGAGATTACCATTGTATTCTGCGGCTCGAAGAAAAGCCTGGCAAATGGGATTCCGATGGCGAATGTGCTGTTTCCTGCCTCTGTGGTGGGGGTTATGGTATTACCGCTGATGATATTCCATCAGGTGCAATTGATGGTTTGTGCGGTATTGGCACAACGTTACGCCAAACGGGTTGCCAAAGAAAATGCGGCTAAAGAGCTGACAAGTGCACAACCGCTTTTGGCTGAGAATACTGAAACCAAGTCATAG
- the add gene encoding adenosine deaminase, with protein sequence MIDLRLPLTDIHRHLDGNIRAQTILDLGRQFNLSLPADELEALRPHVQITQTEPDLVSFLQKLDWGVAVLGSLDACRRVAYENVEDAANAGLHYAELRFSPFYMAMKHQLPVAGVVEAVIDGIQSGCRDFDIDIRLIGILSRTFGEQACLQELDGLLAHRDSITALDLAGDELGFPGGLFRSHFNRARDAGLRITVHAGEAAGPESIWQAIRELGAERIGHGVKAVEDIKLMDYLAEHSIGIESCLTSNIQTSTVTSLAAHPLAIFLRHGVLASINTDDPAVQGIEITNEYHVAAPAAGLTPQEIRQAQENGLTMAFISEAEKQALRDKICA encoded by the coding sequence ATGATTGATCTCCGCCTTCCCTTGACTGACATTCATCGCCACCTTGACGGCAATATTCGTGCGCAAACTATTTTGGATTTGGGCCGCCAGTTTAATTTGTCGTTACCGGCTGATGAGTTAGAAGCCCTGCGCCCACACGTTCAAATCACTCAGACTGAACCCGATTTGGTCAGTTTCCTGCAAAAACTGGATTGGGGTGTCGCGGTATTAGGCTCTCTCGATGCTTGCCGCCGTGTGGCGTATGAAAACGTTGAAGATGCCGCTAATGCAGGATTGCATTATGCTGAACTGCGTTTCTCCCCATTTTATATGGCGATGAAACACCAATTACCTGTCGCCGGCGTCGTAGAAGCCGTCATTGATGGCATCCAATCGGGTTGCCGTGATTTTGATATTGATATTCGTCTCATCGGGATTCTTAGCCGCACTTTTGGTGAGCAAGCCTGTTTGCAAGAACTTGATGGTTTACTGGCGCATCGCGACAGTATTACTGCGCTGGATCTGGCGGGTGATGAGCTGGGTTTCCCTGGTGGCCTATTCCGCAGCCATTTTAACCGCGCCCGTGATGCCGGTTTGCGTATTACTGTCCATGCCGGTGAAGCCGCAGGCCCTGAAAGTATCTGGCAAGCGATCCGCGAGTTAGGCGCTGAACGTATCGGTCACGGTGTTAAAGCCGTGGAAGATATTAAGCTGATGGATTATTTAGCTGAGCACAGCATTGGCATTGAATCCTGTCTGACCTCCAATATCCAGACCAGCACAGTCACATCACTGGCGGCCCACCCCTTGGCTATCTTCTTACGCCATGGTGTGTTGGCATCGATCAACACTGATGACCCTGCCGTGCAAGGAATTGAAATTACCAATGAATATCATGTTGCTGCACCAGCTGCTGGCCTGACACCACAAGAAATTCGTCAAGCTCAAGAGAATGGGCTAACTATGGCCTTTATCAGCGAAGCAGAGAAACAGGCGCTACGCGACAAAATCTGCGCTTAA
- a CDS encoding MalY/PatB family protein: MFDFSTPVDRHGTWCTQWDYIADRFGATDLLPFTISDMDFPTAPVILQALNQRIGHGVLGYSRWQHEDFLGAVRHWYQQRFNCSIDTSMAVYGPSVIYMVAQLIRCWSAPGDFIVTHTPAYDAFYKVILGNQRQLLSCPLQKIDHQWQCDMAHLEALLARPQTKILLLCSPHNPTGKVWTAAELALMAELCERHQVKVISDEIHMDMTWGNQVHTPWSQVGQTPWALLTSGSKTFNIPALTGAYGFISDTETRDSYTQMLKGRDGLSSPAVLAIVAHIAAYRQAEPWLDELRSYLQANLAYVAQRLNEAFPALNWQPPQATYLAWIDLRPLNLDDHQLQNVLIEQEKVAIMPGFTYGEEGRGFLRLNVGCSRSKVEAGMDKLINGIRFLQGK; encoded by the coding sequence ATGTTTGATTTCTCCACCCCTGTTGATCGCCACGGCACCTGGTGTACCCAGTGGGACTATATTGCTGACCGTTTTGGTGCGACGGACTTGCTGCCATTCACTATCTCGGATATGGACTTCCCCACTGCACCCGTTATTTTACAAGCACTTAATCAGCGCATCGGGCACGGTGTGCTGGGGTACAGCCGCTGGCAGCATGAAGATTTTCTCGGCGCGGTTCGCCATTGGTATCAGCAGCGCTTTAATTGCTCGATTGATACCTCAATGGCGGTCTATGGCCCGTCGGTTATCTATATGGTGGCCCAATTGATTCGCTGCTGGTCAGCACCCGGTGATTTCATCGTCACCCACACGCCTGCTTATGATGCTTTTTATAAAGTGATCCTCGGTAATCAACGCCAATTACTCAGTTGCCCGCTGCAAAAAATTGATCATCAGTGGCAATGCGATATGGCGCATTTGGAAGCCTTACTGGCTCGTCCGCAAACCAAAATATTGTTACTGTGCAGCCCGCATAACCCCACCGGTAAAGTGTGGACAGCAGCAGAACTTGCGCTAATGGCCGAGTTATGTGAGCGCCATCAGGTCAAAGTTATCAGTGATGAAATCCATATGGACATGACTTGGGGTAATCAAGTACATACCCCCTGGAGTCAGGTGGGGCAAACCCCTTGGGCTTTACTGACCTCCGGCTCTAAGACATTTAATATCCCCGCGTTAACCGGCGCTTATGGTTTTATCAGTGACACTGAAACCCGCGATAGCTATACCCAAATGCTAAAAGGCCGAGATGGTCTCTCTTCTCCAGCAGTACTGGCAATTGTGGCGCATATTGCGGCTTACCGACAGGCAGAACCTTGGCTGGATGAATTGCGCAGTTATCTGCAAGCCAATTTAGCTTATGTTGCACAGCGCTTGAATGAAGCATTTCCTGCATTAAACTGGCAGCCACCCCAAGCAACTTACTTAGCATGGATAGATTTACGCCCATTAAATCTTGACGATCATCAATTACAGAACGTGCTGATTGAACAAGAGAAAGTCGCCATCATGCCCGGATTCACCTACGGCGAAGAGGGCCGTGGCTTCCTGCGCCTCAATGTCGGTTGTTCGCGTAGCAAAGTTGAAGCTGGGATGGATAAATTGATTAACGGCATCCGCTTTTTACAGGGGAAATAG
- the malX gene encoding maltose/glucose-specific PTS transporter subunit IIBC, producing MSAAKKQKITLWEFFQSLGKTFMLPVALLSFCGIMLGIGSSLSSKDVITLLPFIGHPAFQLLFTWMSKVGSFAFSFLPVMFAIAIPLGMARENKGVAAFSGFVGFAVLNLATNFYLTTSGVLPTTDPLVLKTHNIQNILGIQSIDTGILGAVIVGIIVYLLHERFNTIRLPDALAFFGGTRFVPIVTTVVLGLVGLLIPLIWPWFAAGINGLGQLINGAGMFGPMIFGSGERLLLPFGLHHILVALIRFTEAGGTMDVCGHSVSGALTIFQAQLSCPTTTGFSESATRFLSQGKMPAFLGGLPGAALAMYHCAKPENRHKIKGLLISGVVACVIGGATEPIEFLFLFVAPFLYLIHAILTGLGFTVMALLGVTIGNTDGNIIDFVVFGILHGTATKWYWVPVVAGIWFVAYYCIFRFAIQHFNIKTPGRENETPASSNAEKAASGAITGKSGYNSPAILAALGGADNIVSLDNCITRLRMSVKDMNLVDKEALKANRAIGVIQLNDHNLQVVIGPQVQSVKDELDSLIGSSQFATP from the coding sequence ATGTCAGCGGCAAAAAAACAAAAAATTACGCTGTGGGAATTTTTCCAGAGTTTAGGGAAAACTTTCATGCTACCGGTCGCCTTGCTCTCCTTCTGCGGGATCATGCTGGGTATCGGTAGTTCGCTTAGCAGTAAAGATGTCATCACACTCTTACCATTTATTGGTCACCCTGCTTTCCAGCTATTGTTTACTTGGATGAGTAAGGTCGGTTCATTTGCCTTTAGCTTCTTGCCAGTGATGTTCGCCATCGCGATCCCATTGGGGATGGCGCGCGAAAACAAAGGTGTGGCGGCTTTCTCTGGTTTCGTCGGCTTTGCTGTACTGAATCTGGCCACCAACTTTTACCTCACCACCAGCGGTGTGTTACCCACCACTGACCCATTAGTTCTGAAAACCCATAACATTCAGAATATCTTAGGTATTCAGTCCATCGATACCGGTATTTTGGGTGCGGTGATCGTGGGGATAATTGTTTACTTACTGCATGAGCGCTTCAATACCATTCGCTTGCCTGATGCATTAGCTTTCTTTGGTGGCACTCGTTTTGTGCCAATAGTCACCACCGTGGTGCTTGGGTTAGTCGGCTTGTTGATCCCATTGATCTGGCCTTGGTTTGCAGCCGGTATTAATGGGTTGGGCCAATTGATTAACGGCGCGGGCATGTTCGGGCCAATGATCTTCGGCAGCGGTGAGCGTTTATTACTGCCCTTTGGCTTACACCATATCTTAGTTGCACTGATTCGCTTCACCGAAGCGGGCGGTACCATGGACGTATGTGGTCACAGTGTCAGTGGGGCTTTAACCATCTTCCAGGCGCAATTATCTTGTCCAACCACCACCGGTTTCTCTGAAAGTGCCACGCGCTTCTTGTCACAAGGCAAAATGCCCGCTTTCCTCGGCGGCCTGCCGGGCGCTGCACTGGCAATGTATCACTGCGCCAAGCCTGAAAACCGGCATAAAATTAAAGGGTTGTTGATTTCAGGTGTAGTTGCTTGTGTTATCGGCGGCGCTACTGAACCGATCGAGTTCCTGTTCCTGTTTGTCGCCCCGTTCTTGTATCTGATCCACGCCATCCTGACCGGGCTGGGCTTTACCGTTATGGCGCTATTGGGTGTGACCATCGGTAATACTGACGGTAATATTATTGATTTCGTGGTATTTGGCATCCTACATGGCACGGCAACCAAATGGTATTGGGTACCCGTGGTCGCTGGGATTTGGTTTGTTGCTTACTACTGCATTTTCCGCTTTGCTATTCAGCACTTTAATATCAAAACACCGGGCCGTGAGAATGAAACCCCCGCCAGCAGCAATGCAGAAAAAGCCGCCAGTGGTGCAATTACCGGGAAATCTGGCTATAACTCCCCTGCTATTTTGGCCGCTTTGGGTGGCGCTGATAATATCGTCTCACTGGATAACTGCATCACCCGCTTGCGGATGTCGGTTAAGGATATGAATTTGGTAGATAAAGAGGCGCTGAAAGCCAATCGCGCCATTGGCGTGATTCAGCTCAATGACCATAACCTGCAAGTGGTCATTGGCCCACAAGTGCAATCCGTGAAAGATGAATTAGACTCACTGATAGGTAGCAGTCAGTTTGCAACACCATAA
- the malI gene encoding Mal regulon transcriptional regulator MalI translates to MTTKKITIIDVAKFAGVSVATVSLAISGKGRISPATADRVNQAIEQLGYVRNRQAAQLRGGASGVIGLIVRDISDPFYAEMTAGLSEAIEAEGKLLFLTQSGREGKGLLRCFDTLIDQGVDGLVLGGGAKREMGLQEKAAEHDIPLICAARSNVLDGVDVVRPDNMQAAKMATEFLIGRGHRQIAYLGGHSHSLTRAERLGGFCATLVQYGLPFRSEWVVECDSQQQAAADAAEGLLRHHPNVSAIVCHQASVALGAYFGILRTGRTIGSAGVDTYLDQQVALIGFGDVPEAELTEPPLTLITSSAREIGYSAGQRLLQRIAGVDLQLQNVILPPVLIRRGSA, encoded by the coding sequence ATGACAACAAAAAAAATAACCATCATCGATGTAGCTAAATTTGCGGGTGTGTCCGTGGCGACCGTCTCATTAGCTATCAGTGGTAAAGGACGTATCTCGCCAGCAACCGCTGATCGGGTCAATCAGGCCATTGAACAATTAGGCTATGTGCGTAACCGTCAGGCGGCACAATTACGCGGCGGAGCGTCTGGCGTGATTGGTTTGATTGTGCGCGATATCAGTGATCCCTTTTATGCAGAAATGACCGCTGGGCTCAGTGAGGCAATTGAGGCGGAAGGCAAGTTGTTGTTCCTGACGCAAAGTGGCCGTGAAGGCAAGGGTTTACTGCGGTGTTTTGATACGCTGATTGATCAAGGCGTCGATGGTTTGGTGCTGGGCGGTGGTGCTAAACGCGAGATGGGGCTGCAAGAGAAGGCCGCAGAGCATGATATTCCACTGATTTGTGCTGCTCGATCAAATGTGTTGGACGGGGTGGATGTGGTTCGGCCCGATAATATGCAAGCGGCTAAAATGGCAACTGAATTCCTTATTGGCCGTGGTCATCGGCAAATTGCCTATCTTGGCGGGCATTCGCACTCATTGACGCGGGCCGAGCGGCTAGGGGGTTTTTGTGCCACATTAGTACAATACGGATTACCTTTTCGGTCGGAATGGGTGGTTGAATGTGATAGTCAGCAGCAGGCTGCGGCAGATGCCGCCGAGGGGTTATTACGTCATCACCCCAATGTCAGTGCCATAGTTTGCCATCAAGCATCAGTCGCTCTAGGGGCATACTTTGGTATTTTGCGCACCGGCCGGACGATTGGCAGTGCGGGAGTAGATACTTATCTCGATCAGCAAGTGGCATTAATTGGTTTTGGTGATGTCCCAGAAGCAGAACTCACGGAACCGCCATTAACTCTTATCACCAGTTCTGCCCGAGAGATTGGCTACAGCGCTGGGCAGCGGCTACTCCAGCGCATCGCAGGTGTCGATTTACAACTGCAAAACGTCATATTACCGCCGGTGTTGATCCGCCGCGGTTCAGCCTGA
- the vat(F) gene encoding streptogramin A O-acetyltransferase Vat(F), which produces MEENTSLGPDPHCKHPLAGFPQVCFIKNTTQNPNIIIGDYTYYDDPQDSENFERNVLYHYPFIGDRLIIGKFCALAHGVKFIMNGANHKISGISTYPFNIFGNGWERVTPSMEELPYKGDTHVGNDVWIGYEVLVMPGVTIGNGAIISSRSVVTRDVPAYSVVGGNPATLIKNRFSPEVTRKLEAIAWWNWPIAKISRHLHLITAGDVEALALVNTATDQP; this is translated from the coding sequence ATGGAAGAAAATACAAGCTTAGGGCCAGATCCCCATTGTAAGCACCCGCTGGCAGGATTTCCTCAAGTGTGTTTTATCAAAAACACGACTCAGAATCCGAATATTATTATTGGTGATTACACCTACTACGACGATCCGCAAGACTCTGAAAACTTTGAACGCAATGTGCTCTATCACTACCCCTTTATCGGCGATAGGTTGATTATCGGTAAATTCTGCGCATTAGCGCATGGGGTTAAATTTATCATGAATGGTGCCAACCATAAGATTTCAGGGATCTCGACTTATCCATTTAATATCTTTGGTAACGGCTGGGAAAGAGTGACACCGTCAATGGAGGAATTACCTTATAAGGGCGATACCCATGTCGGAAATGATGTCTGGATCGGCTATGAGGTACTGGTTATGCCAGGTGTGACTATCGGTAACGGGGCTATTATTTCCTCACGTTCAGTGGTCACTCGCGATGTTCCTGCTTATAGTGTGGTGGGCGGGAACCCTGCGACACTGATTAAAAACCGCTTCTCACCCGAAGTGACCCGCAAGCTGGAAGCCATCGCCTGGTGGAATTGGCCAATAGCAAAAATTAGCCGCCACCTGCACCTGATCACTGCAGGTGATGTTGAGGCGCTGGCATTAGTCAATACCGCAACTGATCAACCTTGA
- a CDS encoding YdgA family protein: MKKSLVAVSVIVVLGAAWTGASWYTGKLIEQRMGELVNNANGQIRTLLPKAGVKFAYKDYQRGLFSSQVRYVLQADSSVAGEKALKDGDEVAFIETIDHGPFPLAQLKKFNLIPSMASVHTELANTPALKKLFEVTKGQSPFTADSRISYSGDTSSAITFIPIDYQQNATSMKFAGAKIDADVSRDLRNVKMSGSSDSLVFASKNQWDQLEQFSLQGLVIKSDTNVGKFDLSIGDQQLSIKQIGLNVDGKDTATLVGFNLNTQLGETDKDLNGKLTYTLDALKIQDNDFGAGKLAFTFDHLDGQSLKQFSSAYNQQALKAVQAGENLDPEVYQQQMAEMLLANLPALLKGNPTISIAPLSWKNSKGESTFTLNVALTDPTQAKASNEPLLAQSVKKVDATLTIPMAMATELTTQTARLQGYSPEEAQKMAQQQVQGIAAMGQMFKLTTTKDDVISSSFHFADNQVDLNGQKMSLQEFVGLFGMFGGAPAEEDTGPESEDVPVEPAPAVPAQ, translated from the coding sequence ATGAAAAAATCGTTAGTGGCTGTCAGCGTCATTGTAGTACTTGGCGCTGCATGGACTGGGGCCTCATGGTATACCGGCAAATTGATTGAACAACGAATGGGCGAATTGGTTAACAATGCAAACGGCCAGATCAGAACGTTGCTCCCTAAAGCTGGCGTAAAATTCGCCTATAAAGATTACCAGCGCGGTCTGTTCAGTAGCCAGGTTCGCTATGTGTTACAAGCCGATAGCAGTGTTGCTGGCGAAAAAGCCTTAAAAGATGGTGATGAAGTGGCATTTATCGAAACTATCGATCACGGCCCATTCCCATTAGCGCAGTTAAAAAAATTCAATCTGATCCCAAGCATGGCTTCGGTACACACCGAGCTTGCGAATACGCCAGCATTGAAAAAATTGTTTGAAGTCACCAAAGGCCAATCACCGTTTACTGCAGACTCCCGCATTTCATATAGCGGCGATACCTCTTCTGCAATTACATTTATTCCCATTGATTATCAGCAAAATGCCACCAGCATGAAATTCGCTGGAGCTAAAATTGATGCTGATGTATCGCGAGATCTGCGCAATGTGAAAATGAGTGGTTCCAGCGACAGCCTTGTTTTTGCGAGCAAAAACCAGTGGGATCAACTCGAACAATTTAGCCTGCAAGGTTTAGTCATTAAAAGTGACACTAATGTCGGCAAGTTTGATCTCAGCATTGGTGATCAACAACTGAGCATCAAGCAGATCGGTTTAAATGTCGATGGTAAAGATACCGCGACCCTGGTTGGTTTTAACCTGAATACTCAATTAGGTGAAACCGATAAAGATTTGAACGGTAAATTGACCTATACATTAGACGCTTTAAAAATTCAGGATAATGATTTTGGTGCCGGTAAATTGGCCTTCACTTTCGACCATCTGGACGGTCAAAGCTTGAAACAATTCTCCAGCGCCTATAACCAGCAAGCCTTGAAAGCGGTTCAGGCAGGCGAAAATCTGGATCCGGAAGTTTATCAGCAGCAAATGGCCGAGATGTTACTGGCTAACCTCCCTGCCTTGTTGAAAGGTAATCCGACAATTAGCATTGCGCCATTGAGCTGGAAAAATAGCAAAGGGGAAAGTACCTTTACGCTGAATGTTGCTCTGACTGATCCCACACAAGCGAAAGCAAGTAATGAGCCGCTACTTGCGCAGTCAGTGAAAAAAGTCGACGCGACGCTGACCATTCCGATGGCAATGGCAACAGAGCTGACAACCCAAACTGCGCGTCTGCAGGGCTACAGCCCAGAAGAAGCACAAAAAATGGCACAACAACAGGTTCAAGGCATTGCTGCTATGGGCCAGATGTTTAAACTGACCACCACCAAAGATGATGTTATCAGCAGCAGTTTCCATTTTGCAGATAACCAAGTTGATTTGAATGGTCAGAAAATGTCACTGCAAGAATTCGTTGGCCTGTTTGGTATGTTCGGTGGCGCACCTGCTGAAGAAGATACCGGCCCCGAGTCTGAAGATGTGCCAGTAGAACCCGCTCCCGCGGTTCCAGCACAATAA
- the manA gene encoding mannose-6-phosphate isomerase — MQKMKNAVQNYAWGSTDALTKLYGMANPQNQPMAELWMGAHPKSSSEVVDAKGQWHSLREVIEQAPDANLGHDVFQRFGELPFLFKVLCAAQPLSIQVHPSKAAAEIGFAKENQAGIPLDAAERNYKDANHKPELVYALTPFQAMNGFRTLDDIEALLQPLAAAHPDIAAFLREPDTDHLATLFASLLSMAGEEKTRALGILKAALNNQLGEPWDTIRSISRFYPDDSGLFSPLLLNVVTLQPGEAMFLYAETPHAYLDGVALEVMANSDNVLRAGLTPKFIDIPELMANLQFIPKPTSTLLTTPQQHGHELVFPIPVEDFAFSLHTLTPEPQVLAQNSAAIIFCIQGQAVLTKQQQVITLQPGESCFIPANESPVNVHGVGSIARVYNRG; from the coding sequence ATGCAAAAAATGAAGAATGCAGTACAAAACTACGCCTGGGGCAGTACTGATGCACTGACTAAACTTTACGGCATGGCGAATCCACAAAATCAACCCATGGCTGAATTATGGATGGGCGCTCACCCCAAAAGCAGCTCTGAAGTGGTGGATGCCAAGGGGCAATGGCACTCATTACGTGAGGTTATTGAGCAAGCACCCGATGCCAATTTAGGCCACGATGTTTTCCAGCGTTTCGGTGAATTACCTTTCCTGTTCAAGGTGCTATGTGCCGCCCAACCCTTATCCATTCAGGTGCATCCCAGTAAGGCCGCAGCTGAAATTGGCTTTGCTAAAGAGAATCAGGCCGGTATTCCACTGGATGCGGCTGAACGCAATTATAAAGATGCCAACCATAAGCCAGAGTTGGTTTATGCCCTGACCCCTTTCCAGGCCATGAATGGTTTTCGCACGTTGGATGACATCGAAGCATTGCTCCAGCCGTTAGCCGCCGCTCATCCAGATATCGCCGCGTTTCTCCGCGAACCTGACACTGATCATTTAGCAACATTATTTGCCAGTTTGTTGAGTATGGCTGGCGAAGAGAAAACTCGCGCGCTGGGTATCTTGAAAGCGGCATTGAATAATCAATTGGGTGAACCCTGGGATACAATCCGCAGTATTTCGCGTTTCTACCCTGATGACAGCGGTTTGTTCTCCCCCTTGTTGTTAAATGTGGTGACATTGCAACCGGGTGAAGCCATGTTCCTGTATGCCGAAACGCCTCATGCTTACCTTGACGGGGTGGCGCTGGAGGTGATGGCAAACTCAGATAACGTATTGCGTGCCGGGCTGACACCTAAGTTTATTGATATCCCCGAATTAATGGCTAATCTGCAATTTATCCCGAAACCCACGTCTACCCTGCTGACAACACCGCAACAGCACGGTCATGAATTGGTGTTCCCAATCCCGGTGGAGGATTTTGCCTTTTCGCTGCATACATTAACGCCAGAGCCGCAAGTGTTGGCGCAGAACAGTGCTGCCATCATATTCTGCATTCAAGGCCAAGCGGTGTTGACGAAGCAGCAGCAAGTCATCACGCTGCAACCAGGAGAATCCTGTTTTATTCCGGCGAATGAGTCACCAGTTAATGTTCACGGGGTGGGTTCAATTGCCCGGGTTTACAACAGAGGATGA